One genomic segment of Amycolatopsis sp. WQ 127309 includes these proteins:
- the leuA gene encoding 2-isopropylmalate synthase: protein MSSRIRKPSRTAPADQPAWNTQRGTSMPVHRYRPWYDLIENIDVPDRTWPDKRIDRAPLWCAVDLRDGNQALIDPMSPARKRKFFDLLVRMGYKEIEVGFPAASQTDFDFVREIIEEGAIPDDVSIQVLTQCRHELIERTFQSLEGAPRAIVHIYNSTSILQRRVVFREEREGIKKIATQAAELVVELAAKQPDTDFRFQYSPESYTGTELSYALEVCNAVTEIWQPTPEKPVILNLPATVEMATPNVYADSIEWMSRNLARRDSVILSLHPHNDRGTGIAAAELGYQAGADRIEGCLFGNGERTGNVDLVALGMNLYSQGIDPQIDFSDMDEIKRTVEYCNQLPVPERSPWGGDLVFTAFSGSHQDAINKGLDALKDAAGKQGVPVDEYPWEVPYLPIDPKDVGRTYEAVIRVNSQSGKGGVAYIMKAEHQLDLPRRLQIEFSKVIQRYTDTEGGEVDPTTMYNAFSAEYLELKTPLELVRQHVRDNGDGEYDITATVRVEGDEHEVTGRGNGPIAAFFDALSTVGFDLRLLDYSEHTLSPGDDARAASYIECAISDRVFWGIGIDPSIVTASLRAVVSAVNRANR from the coding sequence ATGAGTTCGCGCATCCGCAAACCCTCTCGCACCGCGCCCGCTGATCAGCCCGCCTGGAACACCCAGCGCGGCACGTCCATGCCGGTGCACCGCTACCGCCCCTGGTACGACCTGATCGAGAACATCGACGTCCCCGACCGCACCTGGCCGGACAAGCGCATCGACCGCGCGCCGCTGTGGTGCGCCGTCGACCTGCGGGACGGCAACCAGGCCCTGATCGACCCGATGTCGCCCGCGCGCAAGCGCAAGTTCTTCGACCTGCTCGTACGCATGGGCTACAAGGAGATCGAGGTCGGCTTCCCGGCCGCGTCGCAGACCGACTTCGACTTCGTCCGCGAGATCATCGAAGAAGGCGCCATCCCGGACGACGTCAGCATCCAGGTGCTGACCCAGTGCCGCCACGAGCTGATCGAGCGGACGTTCCAGTCCCTCGAAGGCGCGCCGCGCGCGATCGTCCACATCTACAACTCGACGTCGATCCTGCAGCGCCGCGTGGTCTTCCGCGAGGAGCGCGAAGGCATCAAGAAGATCGCGACGCAGGCCGCGGAACTGGTCGTCGAGCTGGCCGCGAAGCAGCCGGACACCGACTTCCGCTTCCAGTACTCGCCGGAGTCCTACACCGGCACCGAGCTGTCGTACGCGCTCGAGGTCTGCAACGCCGTCACCGAGATCTGGCAGCCGACGCCGGAGAAGCCGGTGATCCTGAACCTGCCGGCGACCGTCGAGATGGCCACGCCGAACGTCTACGCCGACTCGATCGAGTGGATGAGCCGGAACCTGGCGCGTCGCGACTCGGTGATCCTGTCGCTGCACCCGCACAACGACCGCGGCACCGGCATCGCCGCCGCCGAGCTGGGCTACCAGGCCGGCGCGGACCGGATCGAGGGCTGCCTGTTCGGCAACGGCGAGCGCACCGGCAACGTCGACCTGGTCGCGCTGGGCATGAACCTCTACAGCCAGGGCATCGACCCGCAGATCGACTTCTCGGACATGGACGAGATCAAGCGGACGGTCGAGTACTGCAACCAGCTGCCGGTGCCCGAGCGCTCGCCCTGGGGCGGCGACCTGGTGTTCACCGCGTTCTCCGGCTCGCACCAGGACGCGATCAACAAGGGTCTCGACGCGCTGAAGGACGCCGCCGGCAAGCAGGGCGTGCCGGTCGACGAGTACCCGTGGGAGGTACCGTACCTGCCGATCGACCCGAAGGACGTCGGCCGCACGTACGAGGCCGTGATCCGGGTGAACTCGCAGTCCGGCAAGGGCGGCGTCGCCTACATCATGAAGGCCGAGCACCAGCTCGACCTGCCGCGGCGCCTGCAGATCGAGTTCTCGAAGGTCATCCAGCGCTACACCGACACCGAGGGCGGCGAGGTCGACCCGACCACGATGTACAACGCCTTCTCGGCCGAGTACCTGGAGCTGAAGACGCCGCTGGAGCTGGTGCGCCAGCACGTCCGCGACAACGGTGACGGCGAGTACGACATCACCGCGACGGTGCGCGTGGAAGGTGACGAGCACGAGGTCACCGGCCGCGGCAACGGGCCGATCGCGGCGTTCTTCGACGCGCTCTCGACGGTGGGCTTCGACCTGCGCCTGCTGGACTACTCCGAGCACACGCTCTCGCCGGGCGACGACGCGCGCGCCGCGTCGTACATCGAGTGCGCGATCTCGGACCGGGTGTTCTGGGGCATCGGGATCGACCCGTCGATCGTCACGGCGTCGCTGCGCGCCGTCGTCTCGGCGGTGAACCGCGCCAACCGGTGA
- a CDS encoding YafY family protein, which produces MKAERLVALLFTLQRRRSATAAELAEELGVSERTMHRDLTALRDAGVPLWTEPGRHGGFRLVDGWRAGLDGLTAREAVALFALGVPEALAGLGLDTAGSAARAKVSAGMPPELHEQAALVAGRFHLDAPGWFGAADSSPELATVARAVWAQRRIAISYRRRDKVADRVLEPLGLVLKAGVWYLVAGVPDDDARRTYRVSRILTAAELEARFERPPDFDLAGWWRAASATFEQVDRPLRVTARLNRTAVRGLRRVFGAEDLAHTVIALGEPTADGWAEAELALESTEIGLGQLVALSPGVEVVTPPEIRAALAAIGTEVAARNSG; this is translated from the coding sequence GTGAAGGCCGAGCGGCTGGTCGCGCTGCTGTTCACGCTGCAACGGCGGCGCAGCGCGACCGCCGCTGAACTCGCGGAGGAGCTGGGCGTCTCCGAGCGCACCATGCACCGCGACCTGACGGCGTTGCGGGACGCCGGCGTTCCACTGTGGACGGAGCCGGGCCGGCACGGCGGCTTCCGCCTGGTCGACGGCTGGCGCGCGGGCCTCGACGGCTTGACCGCGCGGGAAGCCGTCGCGCTGTTCGCCTTGGGCGTGCCGGAGGCGCTGGCCGGGCTCGGCCTCGACACCGCGGGCAGCGCGGCGCGGGCCAAGGTGTCGGCGGGGATGCCGCCGGAGCTGCACGAGCAGGCCGCGCTCGTCGCGGGCCGCTTCCACCTGGACGCGCCGGGCTGGTTCGGCGCCGCGGACTCCTCACCCGAGCTGGCGACGGTGGCCCGCGCGGTCTGGGCGCAACGGCGGATCGCGATCAGCTACCGGCGCCGCGACAAGGTCGCCGATCGGGTGCTCGAACCGCTGGGTCTCGTGCTCAAGGCGGGCGTCTGGTACCTGGTCGCGGGCGTGCCGGACGACGACGCGCGCCGCACGTACCGCGTTTCCCGGATCCTGACGGCCGCCGAGCTGGAAGCGCGCTTCGAGCGGCCACCGGATTTCGACCTGGCGGGCTGGTGGCGCGCGGCATCGGCGACGTTCGAGCAGGTGGACCGCCCATTGCGGGTGACAGCCCGGCTGAACCGGACAGCGGTACGCGGCCTGCGACGCGTGTTCGGCGCCGAAGACCTGGCCCACACGGTGATAGCGCTGGGCGAGCCGACAGCCGACGGCTGGGCCGAAGCCGAACTGGCCCTGGAAAGCACCGAGATCGGCCTCGGCCAGCTGGTCGCACTGAGCCCCGGCGTGGAAGTCGTGACGCCGCCGGAGATCCGGGCCGCGCTCGCGGCGATCGGCACCGAGGTCGCGGCCCGCAACAGCGGGTAG
- a CDS encoding SDR family oxidoreductase: protein MSTESNTLSGKVALVAGGTRGASRAIAVELGRAGAFVYVTGRSSGTTKSEVDRPETIEETVELIEQAGGQAEAVRVDHLEPAEVAALAKRVDAAHGGLDILVDGIWGGDQHLGWGKPVWEHDLDAGLRMIRLGIDAHLITGHHLLPLLIRRPGGLVVEMTDGTAEYNANYREGTSLPFYVAKASAHLLAIGEAAELSAHECTAVAFTPGYLRSEAMLDIYGVTEENWRDALEKTPHFAISESPTFCGRTVVALATDPERHRWAGQTVSSGQLAREYEVDDTDGSRPDAWRYMVEVVDAGKEADTTGYR, encoded by the coding sequence ATGAGCACCGAATCGAACACCCTGTCCGGAAAGGTCGCGCTGGTCGCCGGCGGCACCCGCGGTGCGAGCCGGGCGATCGCGGTCGAGCTGGGCCGCGCGGGCGCCTTCGTCTACGTGACCGGCCGCAGCAGCGGCACCACGAAGTCCGAAGTGGACCGTCCGGAGACCATCGAAGAGACCGTCGAGCTGATCGAGCAGGCGGGAGGCCAGGCCGAGGCCGTCCGGGTCGACCACCTGGAGCCGGCGGAGGTCGCGGCGCTGGCGAAGCGGGTCGACGCCGCACACGGCGGCCTCGACATCCTGGTCGACGGCATCTGGGGCGGCGACCAGCACCTGGGCTGGGGCAAGCCGGTCTGGGAGCACGACCTGGACGCCGGCCTGCGCATGATCCGCCTGGGCATCGACGCGCACCTGATCACCGGCCACCACCTGCTGCCGCTGCTGATCCGCCGCCCGGGCGGCCTGGTCGTCGAGATGACCGACGGCACCGCGGAGTACAACGCGAACTACCGCGAGGGCACGTCGCTGCCGTTCTACGTCGCGAAGGCGTCGGCGCACCTGCTCGCGATCGGTGAAGCCGCGGAGCTGTCGGCGCACGAGTGCACGGCGGTCGCGTTCACGCCGGGTTACCTGCGCTCGGAGGCGATGCTGGACATCTACGGCGTCACGGAGGAGAACTGGCGCGACGCGCTGGAGAAGACCCCGCACTTCGCGATCTCGGAGTCCCCGACCTTCTGCGGCCGCACAGTGGTGGCCCTGGCCACGGACCCGGAGCGGCACCGGTGGGCCGGGCAGACGGTGAGCAGCGGCCAGCTGGCGCGGGAGTACGAAGTCGACGACACCGACGGCAGCCGCCCGGACGCGTGGCGCTACATGGTCGAGGTGGTCGACGCGGGCAAGGAGGCGGATACGACCGGCTACCGCTGA
- a CDS encoding DedA family protein: protein MDATTAGLLVLFVVSLVPLLPTEVTLLGMGIAAAQGGTSLALVIAVATAGCLVSDQALYALGRFGGRAALDRLSRRKKIAAGIGWLDGRLQRHPRPVLVVARWLPSGGTVGALLAGSLRWPMAEFFTASAVGVTLWTSYVAFLGYAGGQIITEPGISMLLSLGVALVLGSVITYSVKRGARAI from the coding sequence GTGGACGCGACTACGGCAGGACTGCTGGTGCTGTTCGTCGTCTCGCTGGTGCCGCTGCTGCCCACCGAGGTGACACTCCTCGGCATGGGCATCGCGGCGGCGCAGGGCGGGACGTCGCTGGCGCTGGTCATCGCCGTGGCCACGGCCGGGTGCCTGGTCTCCGACCAGGCGCTCTACGCCCTCGGCCGGTTCGGTGGCCGGGCGGCGCTGGACCGGTTGAGCCGGCGGAAGAAGATCGCCGCCGGCATCGGCTGGCTCGACGGCCGCCTGCAGCGCCACCCGCGGCCGGTGCTGGTGGTGGCCCGCTGGCTGCCGTCGGGCGGGACGGTCGGCGCCCTCCTCGCCGGCTCCCTCCGGTGGCCCATGGCGGAGTTCTTCACCGCGTCGGCCGTCGGCGTCACGCTCTGGACGTCCTACGTCGCCTTCCTCGGCTACGCGGGCGGCCAGATCATCACCGAACCCGGGATCAGCATGCTGCTCTCCCTCGGCGTCGCCTTGGTCCTGGGTTCGGTGATCACCTACAGCGTGAAGCGCGGCGCTAGAGCGATTTGA